From Chloroflexota bacterium, one genomic window encodes:
- a CDS encoding sugar ABC transporter permease — MYRGKYRIIIPFLFPPIALYLTFVLYPYLRAMYVSLTRWRGLTPNPEFIGLANFAKMLHDQYFWNALKHNIIYLFTLPIIIIAIGLFMAFLLTQGVRFANFYRIVFFFPQVMSVVAIGVLWSFVYHPTLGILNAFLKLIGIQSPPVWLGNPSTALGAVGAVVVWQTVGFYMVLFIAGMESIPITFYEAALIDGATQWQLFWKITLPLLWDTVRTALVFLAIGAIDMFTIVQTMTEGGPSRATDVLATYLYESAFLNSEFGYATAIAVSMFLLVLTLSIILMRVTQREALEF, encoded by the coding sequence GTGTATCGCGGCAAATATCGCATCATCATCCCCTTCCTGTTTCCACCCATCGCCCTGTACCTGACGTTCGTCCTCTATCCCTACCTGCGGGCCATGTACGTGAGCCTGACCCGGTGGCGAGGGCTGACCCCCAACCCGGAGTTCATCGGCCTGGCGAACTTCGCCAAGATGCTCCACGACCAGTACTTCTGGAACGCGCTCAAGCACAACATCATCTACCTGTTCACCCTGCCCATCATCATCATCGCCATCGGGCTCTTCATGGCCTTCCTCCTGACCCAGGGGGTGCGCTTTGCGAACTTCTATCGCATCGTCTTCTTCTTCCCACAGGTGATGTCCGTCGTGGCCATCGGCGTGTTGTGGAGCTTCGTCTATCACCCCACCCTGGGGATCCTGAACGCGTTCCTGAAGCTGATCGGCATCCAGTCGCCGCCCGTCTGGCTGGGCAACCCGTCCACCGCGCTGGGCGCCGTGGGGGCCGTCGTGGTCTGGCAGACCGTGGGGTTCTACATGGTGCTCTTCATCGCCGGGATGGAGTCCATCCCCATCACCTTCTACGAGGCAGCGCTGATCGACGGGGCCACCCAGTGGCAGCTCTTCTGGAAGATCACGCTGCCGCTCCTCTGGGATACGGTGCGCACGGCCCTGGTCTTCCTGGCCATCGGCGCCATCGACATGTTCACCATCGTGCAGACGATGACGGAGGGCGGCCCCAGCCGGGCGACCGACGTGCTGGCGACCTATCTGTACGAGTCCGCCTTCCTGAACAGCGAGTTCGGCTACGCCACGGCCATCGCCGTCTCCATGTTCCTGTTGGTGTTGACGCTTTCCATCATCCTCATGCGAGTGACTCAACGCGAGGCCCTGGAGTTCTGA
- a CDS encoding carbohydrate ABC transporter permease, which produces MTTETLSPVGTRRKGSSNISATLVRLIIGILLMAWAIMVIFPLLWLLYSSLKTDQEIFFNPWSLPATPQWNNFSRAWTKAHIGTYFFNSLVVVIPSLLLTLLFSSMAAYILARFPFPGNRAIFYLFLSGMMFPVFLALVPLFFLVNGLGLLNTYTGLILVYIAYSLPFSIFFLTGFFKTLPSELHEAAIIDGANQYQVFFRVMLPLAQPGLVSIGIFNFLGMWNQYILPLVLMSDSAKYLLTQGLAYMLHQQYYLNDWSGLFAAVTLVMIPTVLVYSIFQGRIQKGITVGALKG; this is translated from the coding sequence ATGACGACAGAAACCCTCTCCCCGGTCGGGACCCGACGGAAAGGCTCGAGCAACATCTCCGCGACCCTGGTGCGCCTGATCATCGGCATCCTGCTGATGGCATGGGCCATCATGGTGATCTTCCCCCTGCTGTGGCTGCTCTACAGCTCTCTGAAGACGGATCAGGAGATCTTCTTCAATCCCTGGTCCCTCCCGGCCACGCCCCAGTGGAACAATTTCTCACGCGCGTGGACCAAGGCGCACATCGGCACCTACTTCTTCAACAGCCTGGTCGTCGTCATCCCCTCCCTGCTGCTGACCCTGCTCTTCTCCTCGATGGCCGCCTATATCCTGGCCCGGTTCCCCTTCCCGGGCAACCGCGCCATCTTCTATCTCTTCTTGAGCGGGATGATGTTCCCCGTCTTCCTGGCCCTGGTGCCCCTCTTCTTCCTGGTGAACGGCCTCGGCCTGCTGAACACCTACACGGGGCTCATCCTGGTGTACATCGCCTACTCGCTGCCCTTCAGCATCTTCTTCCTCACGGGGTTCTTCAAGACGCTCCCCTCCGAACTCCACGAGGCGGCGATCATCGACGGCGCCAATCAGTACCAGGTCTTCTTCCGGGTCATGTTGCCCCTGGCGCAGCCCGGCCTGGTCAGCATCGGCATCTTCAACTTCCTGGGCATGTGGAACCAGTATATCCTGCCCCTGGTGCTGATGTCCGACAGCGCCAAGTACCTGCTCACCCAGGGATTGGCCTATATGCTCCATCAGCAGTATTATCTGAACGACTGGAGCGGCCTCTTCGCCGCGGTCACCCTCGTGATGATCCCCACCGTGCTGGTATATTCGATCTTCCAGGGGAGGATCCAGAAGGGCATCACCGTGGGCGCGCTGAAGGGATAG